One Clavelina lepadiformis chromosome 1, kaClaLepa1.1, whole genome shotgun sequence genomic region harbors:
- the LOC143446934 gene encoding LYR motif-containing protein 5B-like: MELRRSVKQLYKTLIFMGREYPKGGKYFRDRCHAVFVKNKDIDDPDKIKQMIAQGEYVVKELEALYRLKKYRTLRKRYYDTETFEETIIKNIRKFDAE; the protein is encoded by the exons ATGGAATTAAGGAGGTCAGTCAAGCAACTTTACAAGACA TTGATTTTTATGGGAAGGGAATATCCGAAAGGAGGCAAATATTTCAGAGACCGTTGTCATGCGGtgtttgtgaaaaacaaaGACATTGACGATCCCGACAAAATCAAGCAGATGATTGCTCAAGGGGAATATGTGGTAAAGGAATTGGAGGCTTTATACCGGCTCAAGAAGTATAGAACTCTCCGAAAGCGATATTATGACACAGAAACATTTGAAGagacaataataaaaaatataagaaaattTGACGCGGAATAA
- the LOC143446921 gene encoding FYVE and coiled-coil domain-containing protein 1-like isoform X2, producing the protein MATRSNLPKIVTDIQDVVTQICKDFESSNREPITDDSHALHRLCAKLEFLLTSSLKEKSILGTRRNYWHWIYSCLKTTKGLNDGIRYVHGNKEIKSSKGRGRAFIRYCLVHQTLADSLQNCIMNDSMTSQHISPNSVLTNQTYSSAFVTSLYDLNAVNFDLNSKGFDLDSGWPTFASKRNPSVVDQWAVRSHTGSFGSLASASVVMETPRLHGSGSSGAPSVDQRVEELVLELDQSDCRIKEQQDLILELQGKIEAIVKASNEKEDILARVISDLESKNRHLQEALSHMSSEFQEREHNWSEKHEKLSKEMDSSGSTNASLVSKVEQLEADKRTLEELVSQHMSKITSNFSQNSSNVINSPLTPTTSTPVYSSSHERFQLEENNYKNENKILNTQLQDCQKQCLQLKMKLNGNVSNAARLAEVCLQLEEEQQKLAKLEASIVTSASAQKLFLERLKKALDITDEAVGNQFEMILQHVTKSKENVVITETAQKNPTLADNDHESFLKSLKEENEILLVDFEATKHELGQYKQKLRESEVRMESMKLELASADNKSSNHLVDLEEQLSISNERCQEQVRHNAEILADLKATQERLKHTEVELQKAKQLCNELELKERELIAENLRMQQRHEDEICENELVFEELQAEIQQQENLNEALDKDLEKEKQKAIKLNGDLSMTNKAIEVFNDNIREQESMVSQTEKTLLEFQTGMNIVTNRLLSYEKQLEILLQQVEGFFHNIRLIDESEDVGDFKLDDDAEEMMDPSIKEQWRKMQERFVNILNKYKNLKRDLALTETQHEHLQQNSDTYKDSTETEIKNLKERLSEMQSNFDIHLITIKDLSDKHKVLQDAKAENSDHIDRLEYENNELKQVVVASKSVADELRLRLMEGSAQKVELEDKIKSQDSDILSLKEKITELLLDKDALWKSGEELQDKLRKAEQADDLDESGWVHDNEVTSCSSCGNTFTLTLRKHHCRICGNIFCKNCCCSFVIKGNKKLRSCIECFQKRQNINVPDPNASVKSVDASDVSTLWETPNSSTRDFEEITPEECASVVGVDGKDDGNLSIYDTSSARSVKSEDTVNIPARKSMYLPILVEQPGVILQWEISSDRSIDFKVCYSPTEEDEPQDLMAARRIESHLEPFIGQLEAKQEGVYSIVLDNTFSRINPKKVTYQLHTVINS; encoded by the exons ATGGCCACACGTTCTAACTTGCCGAAAATTGTGACTGACATACAAG ATGTAGTTACACAGATCTGCAAGGATTTTGAGTCATCCAATAGGGAACCGATTACGGATGACAGTCACGCTTTACACAG ATTATGTGCAAAGCTTGAATTCTTGCTAACGTCCAGTTTAAAAGAAAAGTCAATTCTTGGCACCAGGCGAAATTACTGGCATTGGATTTACTCTTGTCTTAAAACTACAAAAGGGCTCAACGATGGAATTCGTTATGTGCATGGAAATAAAGAG ATTAAGTCCTCCAAAGGGAGGGGAAGAGCTTTTATTCGTTACTGCCTTGTTCACCAAACACTTGCCGACAGTTTGCAAAACTGTATCATGAACGATTCCATGACAAGTCAGCATATTAGTCCTAACTCGGTGTTAACAAATCAAACTTATTCATCAGCCTTTGTTACATCACTGTATGACCTCAATGCAGTCAATTTTGACCTTAACTCCAAAGGTTTTGACCTTGACTCAGGCTGGCCAACATTTGCAAG CAAAAGAAATCCATCTGTTGTGGACCAGTGGGCCGTGCGCAGCCACACTGGCAGTTTTGGTAGTTTGGCCAGTGCTTCTGTTGTCATGGAAACACCTAGACTACATGGAAGCG GAAGCAGTGGAGCACCTAGTGTTGACCAGAGAGTCGAAGAATTGGTTTTAGAATTGGACCAATCAGATTGCAGAATCAAAGAGCAACAG GATCTGATCCTTGAACTGCAGGGAAAAATTGAGGCTATTGTGAAAGCAAGCAATGAGAAAGAAGATATCCTCGCTCGTGTCATATCCGATCTGGAATCGAAAAATAGACATTTACAGGAGGCCTTAAGTCACATGTCTTCGGAATTTCAA GAACGGGAGCATAACTGGTCAGAAAAGCACGAGAAGCTTTCAAAGGAAATGGATTCATCGGGTTCAACCAATGCAAGTTTGGTGTCAAAGgttgaacaacttgaagcAGACAAAAGGACACTAGAGGAACTAGTATCGCAACATATGTCAAAAATCACGAGCAATTTCAGCCAAAATTCATCAAATGTCATAAATTCACCATTAACACCAACCACATCAACCCCAGTGTACAGCAGTTCCCATGAAAGATTTCAACTGGAGGAAAATAActacaaaaacgaaaacaaaatcCTTAACACGCAGTTGCAAGATTGTCAAAAACAATGTCTACAGcttaaaatgaaacttaacGGAAATGTTTCCAATGCAGCAAGATTGGCTGAAGTTTGCCTTCAGCTTGAAGAAgagcaacaaaaacttgccaaGTTGGAAGCTAGTATTGTAACTTCAGCTTCCGCACAAAAACTCTTTCTTGAGCGCCTTAAAAAAGCTTTAGATATCACGGACGAGGCAGTGGGAAACCAG TTTGAAATGATCTTGCAACACGTCACGAAATCGAAAGAAAATGTTGTGATCACTGAAACTGCGCAGAAAAACCCCACTTTGGCAGATAACGACCATGAGTCATTTTTAAAGTCTTTAAAAG aagaaaatgaaatattgttgGTTGATTTTGAAGCAACGAAGCATGAACTTGGACAATACAAGCAGAAGCTTCGAGAAAGTGAAGTTCGCATGGAAAGCATGAAG CTTGAACTTGCATCTGCTGACAATAAATCTTCAAACCATTTGGTTGATCTTGAGGAACAGTTGTCAATAAGCAATGAGCGCTGTCAAGAACAAGTACGACATAATGCGGAGATATTAGCAGATCTCAAAGCCACCCAGGAGAGACTAAAGCACACTGAAGTTGAAttacaaaaagcaaaacaacttTGCAACGAACTGGAGCTAAAAGAAAG GGAACTAATAGCAGAAAATTTGAGAATGCAGCAACGCCATGAAGATGAGATTTGTGAaaatgaacttgtttttgaagAGCTTCAG GCGGAAATACAGCAACAAGAAAACTTAAATGAAGCATTGGATAAAGAccttgaaaaagaaaagcaaaaggCCATAAAACTGAATGGTGACTTGAGCATGACAAACAAAGCAATTGAGGTTTTCAACGATAACATTCGCGAGCAGGAGAGCATGGTCTCCCAAACAGAAAAGACATTgcttgagtttcaaactggaATGAACATAGTGACCAACAGATTATTGAGTTATGAAAAACAACTGGAAATTTTGCTCCAGCAGGTCGAAGGTTTCTTCCATAATATTAG acTAATTGATGAAAGTGAAGATGTTGGTGACTTTAAATTGGATGATGATGCAGAAGAAATGATGGATCCTAGCATCAAGGAACAGTGGAGGAAGATGCAGGAAAGATTTGTCAACATCTtgaacaaatataaaaatttaaaac GCGATCTCGCTCTTACTGAGACTCAACATGAACATCTGCAGCAGAACAGCGACACTTACAAGGACAGCACggaaacagaaataaaaaatctgaAGGAAAGATTAAGTGAGATGCAATCGAACTTCGATATTCATCTCATCACTATAAAGGACCTCTCTGACAAACACAAAGTGCTTCAG GATGCTAAAGCTGAAAACTCCGATCATATTGATCGATTGGAGTATGAGAACAATGAGTTGAAACAAGTTGTGGTAGCTAGCAAATCTGTGGCAGACGAA CTTCGACTGCGTTTGATGGAAGGTTCTGCACAAAAAGTCGAACTTGaggataaaataaaatctcaAGATTCTGACATTTTAAGCTTAAAGGAGAAAATAACAGAGCTCCTGCT TGATAAAGACGCGCTTTGGAAAAGTGGCGAGGAACTCCAGGACAAACTGCGAAAAGCGGAACAGGCAGATGATTTGGATGAATCTGGTTGGGTGCATGATAATGAGGTCACTTCTTGTTCTTCGTGTGGCAACACTTTCACTTTGACGTTACGGAAGCATCATTGTAG AATATGTGGgaatatattttgcaaaaactgcTGCTGCAGTTTTGTGATAAAAGGAAACAAGAAGTTACGAAGCTGCATCGAGTGCTTTCAAAAGCGTCAGAACATCAACGTACCTGATCCAAATGCATCGGTGAAATCGGTGGATGCTTCAGATGTCAGTACACTGTGGGAAACACCTAATTCTTCTACCAGAG ATTTCGAAGAAATTACGCCAGAGGAGTGTGCCAGTGTTGTGGGCGTGGATGGGAAAGACGACGGAAACTTGTCAATCTATGA caCTTCCTCAGCGCGAAGTGTAAAGAGTGAAGACACTGTAAACATACCAGCACGAAAGTCCATGTACCTTCCAATTCTTGTCGAACAGCCTGGAGTTATTTTGCAATGGGAGATTTCATCGGACAGAAGTATTGATTTTAAAGTGTGCTATTCCCCAACCGAG GAAGATGAGCCTCAAGACCTGATGGCAGCTCGGAGGATAGAATCCCATCTGGaacctttcattggtcaaCTGGAAGCAAAGCAAGAAGGAGTGTATAGCATTGTACTTGATAATACTTTTTCCAG AATTAATCCCAAGAAAGTGACATACCAACTACATACAGTTATAAACAGCTGA
- the LOC143446921 gene encoding uncharacterized protein LOC143446921 isoform X1, whose protein sequence is MATRSNLPKIVTDIQDVVTQICKDFESSNREPITDDSHALHRLCAKLEFLLTSSLKEKSILGTRRNYWHWIYSCLKTTKGLNDGIRYVHGNKEIKSSKGRGRAFIRYCLVHQTLADSLQNCIMNDSMTSQHISPNSVLTNQTYSSAFVTSLYDLNAVNFDLNSKGFDLDSGWPTFASKRNPSVVDQWAVRSHTGSFGSLASASVVMETPRLHGSGSSGAPSVDQRVEELVLELDQSDCRIKEQQDLILELQGKIEAIVKASNEKEDILARVISDLESKNRHLQEALSHMSSEFQEREHNWSEKHEKLSKEMDSSGSTNASLVSKVEQLEADKRTLEELVSQHMSKITSNFSQNSSNVINSPLTPTTSTPVYSSSHERFQLEENNYKNENKILNTQLQDCQKQCLQLKMKLNGNVSNAARLAEVCLQLEEEQQKLAKLEASIVTSASAQKLFLERLKKALDITDEAVGNQFEMILQHVTKSKENVVITETAQKNPTLADNDHESFLKSLKEENEILLVDFEATKHELGQYKQKLRESEVRMESMKLELASADNKSSNHLVDLEEQLSISNERCQEQVRHNAEILADLKATQERLKHTEVELQKAKQLCNELELKERELIAENLRMQQRHEDEICENELVFEELQVKQPAEIQQQENLNEALDKDLEKEKQKAIKLNGDLSMTNKAIEVFNDNIREQESMVSQTEKTLLEFQTGMNIVTNRLLSYEKQLEILLQQVEGFFHNIRLIDESEDVGDFKLDDDAEEMMDPSIKEQWRKMQERFVNILNKYKNLKRDLALTETQHEHLQQNSDTYKDSTETEIKNLKERLSEMQSNFDIHLITIKDLSDKHKVLQDAKAENSDHIDRLEYENNELKQVVVASKSVADELRLRLMEGSAQKVELEDKIKSQDSDILSLKEKITELLLDKDALWKSGEELQDKLRKAEQADDLDESGWVHDNEVTSCSSCGNTFTLTLRKHHCRICGNIFCKNCCCSFVIKGNKKLRSCIECFQKRQNINVPDPNASVKSVDASDVSTLWETPNSSTRDFEEITPEECASVVGVDGKDDGNLSIYDTSSARSVKSEDTVNIPARKSMYLPILVEQPGVILQWEISSDRSIDFKVCYSPTEEDEPQDLMAARRIESHLEPFIGQLEAKQEGVYSIVLDNTFSRINPKKVTYQLHTVINS, encoded by the exons ATGGCCACACGTTCTAACTTGCCGAAAATTGTGACTGACATACAAG ATGTAGTTACACAGATCTGCAAGGATTTTGAGTCATCCAATAGGGAACCGATTACGGATGACAGTCACGCTTTACACAG ATTATGTGCAAAGCTTGAATTCTTGCTAACGTCCAGTTTAAAAGAAAAGTCAATTCTTGGCACCAGGCGAAATTACTGGCATTGGATTTACTCTTGTCTTAAAACTACAAAAGGGCTCAACGATGGAATTCGTTATGTGCATGGAAATAAAGAG ATTAAGTCCTCCAAAGGGAGGGGAAGAGCTTTTATTCGTTACTGCCTTGTTCACCAAACACTTGCCGACAGTTTGCAAAACTGTATCATGAACGATTCCATGACAAGTCAGCATATTAGTCCTAACTCGGTGTTAACAAATCAAACTTATTCATCAGCCTTTGTTACATCACTGTATGACCTCAATGCAGTCAATTTTGACCTTAACTCCAAAGGTTTTGACCTTGACTCAGGCTGGCCAACATTTGCAAG CAAAAGAAATCCATCTGTTGTGGACCAGTGGGCCGTGCGCAGCCACACTGGCAGTTTTGGTAGTTTGGCCAGTGCTTCTGTTGTCATGGAAACACCTAGACTACATGGAAGCG GAAGCAGTGGAGCACCTAGTGTTGACCAGAGAGTCGAAGAATTGGTTTTAGAATTGGACCAATCAGATTGCAGAATCAAAGAGCAACAG GATCTGATCCTTGAACTGCAGGGAAAAATTGAGGCTATTGTGAAAGCAAGCAATGAGAAAGAAGATATCCTCGCTCGTGTCATATCCGATCTGGAATCGAAAAATAGACATTTACAGGAGGCCTTAAGTCACATGTCTTCGGAATTTCAA GAACGGGAGCATAACTGGTCAGAAAAGCACGAGAAGCTTTCAAAGGAAATGGATTCATCGGGTTCAACCAATGCAAGTTTGGTGTCAAAGgttgaacaacttgaagcAGACAAAAGGACACTAGAGGAACTAGTATCGCAACATATGTCAAAAATCACGAGCAATTTCAGCCAAAATTCATCAAATGTCATAAATTCACCATTAACACCAACCACATCAACCCCAGTGTACAGCAGTTCCCATGAAAGATTTCAACTGGAGGAAAATAActacaaaaacgaaaacaaaatcCTTAACACGCAGTTGCAAGATTGTCAAAAACAATGTCTACAGcttaaaatgaaacttaacGGAAATGTTTCCAATGCAGCAAGATTGGCTGAAGTTTGCCTTCAGCTTGAAGAAgagcaacaaaaacttgccaaGTTGGAAGCTAGTATTGTAACTTCAGCTTCCGCACAAAAACTCTTTCTTGAGCGCCTTAAAAAAGCTTTAGATATCACGGACGAGGCAGTGGGAAACCAG TTTGAAATGATCTTGCAACACGTCACGAAATCGAAAGAAAATGTTGTGATCACTGAAACTGCGCAGAAAAACCCCACTTTGGCAGATAACGACCATGAGTCATTTTTAAAGTCTTTAAAAG aagaaaatgaaatattgttgGTTGATTTTGAAGCAACGAAGCATGAACTTGGACAATACAAGCAGAAGCTTCGAGAAAGTGAAGTTCGCATGGAAAGCATGAAG CTTGAACTTGCATCTGCTGACAATAAATCTTCAAACCATTTGGTTGATCTTGAGGAACAGTTGTCAATAAGCAATGAGCGCTGTCAAGAACAAGTACGACATAATGCGGAGATATTAGCAGATCTCAAAGCCACCCAGGAGAGACTAAAGCACACTGAAGTTGAAttacaaaaagcaaaacaacttTGCAACGAACTGGAGCTAAAAGAAAG GGAACTAATAGCAGAAAATTTGAGAATGCAGCAACGCCATGAAGATGAGATTTGTGAaaatgaacttgtttttgaagAGCTTCAGGTAAAACAGCCG GCGGAAATACAGCAACAAGAAAACTTAAATGAAGCATTGGATAAAGAccttgaaaaagaaaagcaaaaggCCATAAAACTGAATGGTGACTTGAGCATGACAAACAAAGCAATTGAGGTTTTCAACGATAACATTCGCGAGCAGGAGAGCATGGTCTCCCAAACAGAAAAGACATTgcttgagtttcaaactggaATGAACATAGTGACCAACAGATTATTGAGTTATGAAAAACAACTGGAAATTTTGCTCCAGCAGGTCGAAGGTTTCTTCCATAATATTAG acTAATTGATGAAAGTGAAGATGTTGGTGACTTTAAATTGGATGATGATGCAGAAGAAATGATGGATCCTAGCATCAAGGAACAGTGGAGGAAGATGCAGGAAAGATTTGTCAACATCTtgaacaaatataaaaatttaaaac GCGATCTCGCTCTTACTGAGACTCAACATGAACATCTGCAGCAGAACAGCGACACTTACAAGGACAGCACggaaacagaaataaaaaatctgaAGGAAAGATTAAGTGAGATGCAATCGAACTTCGATATTCATCTCATCACTATAAAGGACCTCTCTGACAAACACAAAGTGCTTCAG GATGCTAAAGCTGAAAACTCCGATCATATTGATCGATTGGAGTATGAGAACAATGAGTTGAAACAAGTTGTGGTAGCTAGCAAATCTGTGGCAGACGAA CTTCGACTGCGTTTGATGGAAGGTTCTGCACAAAAAGTCGAACTTGaggataaaataaaatctcaAGATTCTGACATTTTAAGCTTAAAGGAGAAAATAACAGAGCTCCTGCT TGATAAAGACGCGCTTTGGAAAAGTGGCGAGGAACTCCAGGACAAACTGCGAAAAGCGGAACAGGCAGATGATTTGGATGAATCTGGTTGGGTGCATGATAATGAGGTCACTTCTTGTTCTTCGTGTGGCAACACTTTCACTTTGACGTTACGGAAGCATCATTGTAG AATATGTGGgaatatattttgcaaaaactgcTGCTGCAGTTTTGTGATAAAAGGAAACAAGAAGTTACGAAGCTGCATCGAGTGCTTTCAAAAGCGTCAGAACATCAACGTACCTGATCCAAATGCATCGGTGAAATCGGTGGATGCTTCAGATGTCAGTACACTGTGGGAAACACCTAATTCTTCTACCAGAG ATTTCGAAGAAATTACGCCAGAGGAGTGTGCCAGTGTTGTGGGCGTGGATGGGAAAGACGACGGAAACTTGTCAATCTATGA caCTTCCTCAGCGCGAAGTGTAAAGAGTGAAGACACTGTAAACATACCAGCACGAAAGTCCATGTACCTTCCAATTCTTGTCGAACAGCCTGGAGTTATTTTGCAATGGGAGATTTCATCGGACAGAAGTATTGATTTTAAAGTGTGCTATTCCCCAACCGAG GAAGATGAGCCTCAAGACCTGATGGCAGCTCGGAGGATAGAATCCCATCTGGaacctttcattggtcaaCTGGAAGCAAAGCAAGAAGGAGTGTATAGCATTGTACTTGATAATACTTTTTCCAG AATTAATCCCAAGAAAGTGACATACCAACTACATACAGTTATAAACAGCTGA
- the LOC143462764 gene encoding uncharacterized protein LOC143462764, which translates to MASYNSPFPNISSQTHLDGPFKDAHHLQSNKDKTDLENISEEERKNQELVQDIFHVTKLGLLIPIQDLVDREGIGILNQCDKDGHTPVHWAALGGHTHAMRYFAQIKAPLDTPAKNQLGAQAIHWACVNGHVPTVEILLQAGVSIDSVDNKECTPLIIAAQYGRTLLAGFLMGKGARLQITDKEGDNALHWAAFKGHSELARLLIYSGFNPRQKDNFGQTPLHLASLHGDLLTVKLLCEQEGSDINLEDHNGNTPMKLAKGRKHNDVISYFESFKSNKRSYLPALSFKSIFFGPPGKSKKAFLFMLFVTCGYGYPAYFFKVLPYTMNFHMAHFIFLINTVVMWYCLVKAHNMDPGFLPKNVDEYDQALKQVAYFAEWKQGQNPLSRLCHTCRLVKPLRSKHCRITNRCVKQFDHYCPYIYNVVGYRNRHYFLIFLLGMLYTLLTGDYFVWYMHKQFGFDGILIFGGVLMGIFTLITLGLVSFTTFQAVANLTTNERINFQRYEYLKDGNGQYNNPFDQGCWNNVKEFFHLKEPLTINADDNERTGLHSVNVI; encoded by the exons ATGGCTAGTTATAATAGTCCTTTTCCAAATATCAGCAGTCAGACACATTTGGATGGACCATTTAAAGATGCACATCATCTTCAAAGCAACAAAGATAAAACAGACCTTGAAAATATCAGcgaagaagaaagaaaaaatcaGGAGCTTGTGCAAGACATCTTTCATGTTACAAAATTGGG GTTGCTTATTCCTATACAAGATTTAGTGGATCGTGAAGGCATTGGCATCCTGAATCAGTGTGACAAAGATGGACATACGCCAGTTCACTGGGCTGCTCTTGGTGGCCATACACATGCCATGAGATATTTTGCGCAAATTAAG GCCCCACTTGATACACCTGCAAAAAATCAACTTGGTGCCCAGGCCATTCACTGGGCATGTGTCAATGGACACGTACCAACTGTAGAAATACTGCTGCAG GCGGGTGTGTCCATCGACAGCGTAGACAATAAAGAATGCACACCGCTGATAATAGCTGCTCAGTACGGCAGGACCTTGCTTGCTGGATTTTTAATGGGGAAAGGGGCAAGATTGCAAATTACTGACAAAGAAGGAGACAACGCTTTGCACTGGGCAGCCTTCAAAG gtCACAGTGAATTAGCAAGGCTCTTAATTTACTCCGGGTTTAATCCACGGCAAAAAGATAATTTCGGCCAAACTCCTTTACATCTGGCCTCCTTGCACGGTGACCTGTTGACCGTAAAACTTCTCTGTGAACAG GAAGGTTCAGACATTAATCTGGAAGATCATAATGGCAACACGCCGATGAAATTAGCCAAGGGCAGAAAACATAACGATGTCATTTCCtactttgaaagttttaaatcaaacaagAGAAGTTATCTTCCTGCATTAAGTTTTAA gtcaattttttttggacCTCCAGGAAAGAGTAAAAAGGCCTTTTTGTTCATGTTATTTGTTACCTGTGGTTATGGCTATCCTGCGTATTTCTTTAAAGTTCTTCCATACACAATGAATTTTCATATGGCGcatttcatttttcttatAAATAC TGTTGTGATGTGGTATTGCTTGGTAAAAGCACATAATATGGATCCTGGGTTTCTTCCCAAGAATGTTGATGAATATGATCAAGCTTTGAAACAG GTTGCCTATTTTGCTGAATGGAAGCAAGGTCAAAATCCATTGAGTCGTCTGTGTCATACATGTAGATTGGTAAAACCACTTCGTTCAAAGCATTGTCGCATAACAAACAGATGTGTTAAACAATTTGATCATTATTGCCCCTACATTTACAATGTTGTGGGTTACAGAAACAG GCATTACTTTCTCATTTTCCTATTGGGAATGTTGTATACCCTGTTGACGGGAGATTATTTCGTGTGGTATATGCACAAGCAATTTGGCTTTGATGGTATTCTCATATTCGGTGGAGTACTGATGGGAATTTTCACCTTAATCACATTGGGGCTAGTCTCATTTACC ACTTTCCAGGCGGTTGCAAACCTGACAACTAATGAAAGGATAAACTTTCAACGGTACGAATACTTGAAAGATGGAAATGGCCAATATAACAATCCCTTTGACCAGGGATGTTGGAATAATGTGAAAGAATTCTTCCATCTCAAAGAGCCACTTACAATTAATGCTGATGATAATGAGAGGACGGGGCTTCATTCTGTTAACGTCATTTGA
- the LOC143462772 gene encoding cytochrome b-c1 complex subunit 8-like has translation MRLSDLRPHGFGHLGVHVKNQVEYTLSAFEQNPIKGVVAKGVPNILRRFRDKFLVVAIPAAVFYGFYDFGSRAQLAMDRKNPADFENDV, from the exons ATGAGGTTATCGGACCTGCGTCCCCATGGTTTCGGCCACTTAGGAGTCCACGTAAAAAATCAAGTTGAATACACGTTATCAGCGTTTGAGCaaaatccaataaaaggtgtTGTGGCAAAAGGAGTACCAAATATTCTGCGACGTTTCAGAGACAAGTTTCTTGTTGTAGCTATTC cTGCTGccgtgttttatggattttatGATTTTGGAAGCAGAGCACAACTAGCGATGGACCGAAAGAATCCTGCAGATTTTGAAAATGATGTTTAA